From the genome of Triticum aestivum cultivar Chinese Spring chromosome 3B, IWGSC CS RefSeq v2.1, whole genome shotgun sequence, one region includes:
- the LOC123064432 gene encoding keratin, type I cytoskeletal 10-like isoform X2, translated as MSGTAASTAPAMSSPTLPPASYDTSPALHSTAAGAITSFAPPMVSLPPLTVHNCNISSYIRFFLDPAQNNYHRWRTIFRSVAAKYNGLAHIDESANRDTTDPEWRRADISVLLWFHATVVDTLLDVVMPDDATALDVWTRIERYFLANRASRGIHLRRQFNNQQQGDMSIAEYTRQLKTLATAIGDCGKRLSDDDLTTQLLHGLAKPFHAIGDNIGDTVPLPDFETAVSRLSAAEEKMQQWALLEGTSALVIHGGLGDSSSSTGARSINPSGGARGVPGDSSGHGGPDSSAGSVPGGSQGSAGPGGGGQGGGGQGGGGQGTGGYGRGRGRGRGRGDSGRAPPQPAAITPWMGYFAPYGAALPRPAWVPPNAAGVLGPRTAAPTQAYPVMYSGPTPFPAAAPAPGSGSYTTLGPFAAAPYATPGSANYPTPAPFPAAPTLLPGPSSWDQQALFHQAYSNVATQHPNSATDWIMDSGASSHVTGSRQQDGSHALQ; from the exons atgtCCGGCACAGCGGCTAGCACCGCGCCGGCAATGTCTTCGCCTACCCTCCCTCCCGCCTCCTACGACACCTCGCCGGCGCTTCACTCCACTGCCGCCGGCGCCATCACTTCCTTCGCCCCTCCCATGGTTTCTCTCCCTCCCCTCACAGTTCACAACTGCAACATCTCCTCCTACATCCGCTTCTTTCTTGACCCTGCCCAAAACAATTACCACCGCTGGAGGACGATCTTCCGGTCTGTCGCCGCCAAGTATAATGGGCTCGCTCACATCGACGAGAGCGCCAACCGCGACACCACCGATCCCGAATGGCGCCGGGCGGACATCTCCGTCCTCCTGTGGTTTCATGCCACTGTCGTCGACACCCTCCTCGACGTCGTCATGCCCGATGACGCCACCGCCCTCGACGTCTGGACGCGCATCGAGCGCTACTTCCTCGCCAACCGCGCCTCTCGCGGGATCCATCTCCGTCGGCAGTTCAACAACCAACAGCAGGGCGACATGTCCATCGCCGAGTACACTCGCCAACTTAAGACCCTCGCCACCGCCATCGGCGACTGTGGTAAGCGCCTGTCCGATGATGATCTCACCACGCAGCTTCTTCATGGCCTTGCCAAGCCGTTCCACGCCATCGGCGACAACATCGGCGACACGGTGCCCCTCCCCGACTTCGAGACCGCCGTCTCTCGGCTCTCTGCGGCCGAGGAGAAGATGCAGCAATGGGCCCTGCTTGAGGGCACCTCGGCCCTTGTCATCCATGGTGGACTAGGCGACTCCTCTTCCTCGACTGGTGCTCGCAGCATCAACCCCTCCGGTGGTGCTCGCGGCGTCCCCGGCGACTCCTCTGGACATGGCGGCCCTGATTCCTCTGCTGGTTCCGTGCCCGGCGGCAGCCAGGGCTCTGCTGGCCCCGGTGGAGGAGGCCAAGGtggcggcggccaaggcggcggTGGGCAAGGCACCGGCGGCTACGGGCGTGGCCGCGGCCGAGGGCGCGGTCGCGGCGACAGCGGGCGTGCACCGCCCCAGCCTGCTGCCATCACTCCATGGATGGGCTATTTTGCGCCCTATGGGGCGGCTCTACCTCGCCCGGCGTGGGTGCCACCGAACGCCGCTGGTGTGCTCGGCCCTCGTACCGCCGCTCCCACGCAGGCGTATCCGGTTATGTACTCCGGCCCGACGCCCTTCCCTGCTGCTGCACCTGCCCCTGGATCGGGGTCCTACACCACGCTCGGGCCCTTTGCTGCTGCCCCGTATGCGACTCCTGGATCGGCAAACTACCCCACGCCGGCGCCCTTTCCTGCTGCTCCAACACTGCTGCCGGGGCCCTCTAGCTGGGATCAGCAGGCCTTGTTTCACCAGGCCTACAGCAACGTCGCGACCCAACACCCCAACAGCGCCACCGACTGGATAATGGATTCAGGCGCCTCTTCACACGTCACAG GATCTCGCCAGCAGGACGGTTCTCATGCGCTCCAATAG
- the LOC123064432 gene encoding keratin, type I cytoskeletal 10-like isoform X1 — translation MSGTAASTAPAMSSPTLPPASYDTSPALHSTAAGAITSFAPPMVSLPPLTVHNCNISSYIRFFLDPAQNNYHRWRTIFRSVAAKYNGLAHIDESANRDTTDPEWRRADISVLLWFHATVVDTLLDVVMPDDATALDVWTRIERYFLANRASRGIHLRRQFNNQQQGDMSIAEYTRQLKTLATAIGDCGKRLSDDDLTTQLLHGLAKPFHAIGDNIGDTVPLPDFETAVSRLSAAEEKMQQWALLEGTSALVIHGGLGDSSSSTGARSINPSGGARGVPGDSSGHGGPDSSAGSVPGGSQGSAGPGGGGQGGGGQGGGGQGTGGYGRGRGRGRGRGDSGRAPPQPAAITPWMGYFAPYGAALPRPAWVPPNAAGVLGPRTAAPTQAYPVMYSGPTPFPAAAPAPGSGSYTTLGPFAAAPYATPGSANYPTPAPFPAAPTLLPGPSSWDQQALFHQAYSNVATQHPNSATDWIMDSGASSHVTGQQGSRQQDGSHALQ, via the exons atgtCCGGCACAGCGGCTAGCACCGCGCCGGCAATGTCTTCGCCTACCCTCCCTCCCGCCTCCTACGACACCTCGCCGGCGCTTCACTCCACTGCCGCCGGCGCCATCACTTCCTTCGCCCCTCCCATGGTTTCTCTCCCTCCCCTCACAGTTCACAACTGCAACATCTCCTCCTACATCCGCTTCTTTCTTGACCCTGCCCAAAACAATTACCACCGCTGGAGGACGATCTTCCGGTCTGTCGCCGCCAAGTATAATGGGCTCGCTCACATCGACGAGAGCGCCAACCGCGACACCACCGATCCCGAATGGCGCCGGGCGGACATCTCCGTCCTCCTGTGGTTTCATGCCACTGTCGTCGACACCCTCCTCGACGTCGTCATGCCCGATGACGCCACCGCCCTCGACGTCTGGACGCGCATCGAGCGCTACTTCCTCGCCAACCGCGCCTCTCGCGGGATCCATCTCCGTCGGCAGTTCAACAACCAACAGCAGGGCGACATGTCCATCGCCGAGTACACTCGCCAACTTAAGACCCTCGCCACCGCCATCGGCGACTGTGGTAAGCGCCTGTCCGATGATGATCTCACCACGCAGCTTCTTCATGGCCTTGCCAAGCCGTTCCACGCCATCGGCGACAACATCGGCGACACGGTGCCCCTCCCCGACTTCGAGACCGCCGTCTCTCGGCTCTCTGCGGCCGAGGAGAAGATGCAGCAATGGGCCCTGCTTGAGGGCACCTCGGCCCTTGTCATCCATGGTGGACTAGGCGACTCCTCTTCCTCGACTGGTGCTCGCAGCATCAACCCCTCCGGTGGTGCTCGCGGCGTCCCCGGCGACTCCTCTGGACATGGCGGCCCTGATTCCTCTGCTGGTTCCGTGCCCGGCGGCAGCCAGGGCTCTGCTGGCCCCGGTGGAGGAGGCCAAGGtggcggcggccaaggcggcggTGGGCAAGGCACCGGCGGCTACGGGCGTGGCCGCGGCCGAGGGCGCGGTCGCGGCGACAGCGGGCGTGCACCGCCCCAGCCTGCTGCCATCACTCCATGGATGGGCTATTTTGCGCCCTATGGGGCGGCTCTACCTCGCCCGGCGTGGGTGCCACCGAACGCCGCTGGTGTGCTCGGCCCTCGTACCGCCGCTCCCACGCAGGCGTATCCGGTTATGTACTCCGGCCCGACGCCCTTCCCTGCTGCTGCACCTGCCCCTGGATCGGGGTCCTACACCACGCTCGGGCCCTTTGCTGCTGCCCCGTATGCGACTCCTGGATCGGCAAACTACCCCACGCCGGCGCCCTTTCCTGCTGCTCCAACACTGCTGCCGGGGCCCTCTAGCTGGGATCAGCAGGCCTTGTTTCACCAGGCCTACAGCAACGTCGCGACCCAACACCCCAACAGCGCCACCGACTGGATAATGGATTCAGGCGCCTCTTCACACGTCACAGGTCAGCAAG GATCTCGCCAGCAGGACGGTTCTCATGCGCTCCAATAG